One bacterium genomic region harbors:
- a CDS encoding tautomerase family protein yields the protein MPVVHVSLIEGRSKEQKKAIAQDITETIHKNAGSPKAIITVIFHDIDGDSWAAGGTLFSDR from the coding sequence ATGCCGGTTGTGCACGTCAGCTTGATCGAAGGACGGAGCAAGGAACAGAAAAAAGCCATTGCCCAAGACATCACGGAAACGATTCACAAGAATGCGGGATCTCCAAAAGCAATCATCACGGTCATTTTTCATGATATTGACGGAGACTCCTGGGCGGCAGGCGGTACCCTGTTCTCGGATCGATAA
- a CDS encoding TRAP transporter small permease subunit encodes MAFLRAFSRVIDAINERVGLATTVCTLLMVIFTVINVVMRYFFRSGWNALIELGWHMFGLVFLLGAAYTLKYNGHVRVDIFYARMSKKGKAWIDIIGSLFFTLPVCILIIVTSIPFAGSSWKFLEGSPDPGGLPARFILKTAIPVGFFLVALQGLSLAARAYRTLKGDPDEEEGS; translated from the coding sequence ATGGCTTTTTTGCGCGCTTTTTCCAGGGTGATTGACGCCATCAACGAACGCGTCGGCCTTGCCACCACCGTCTGCACCCTCCTGATGGTCATCTTCACCGTCATCAATGTTGTCATGCGGTATTTCTTCAGGTCGGGCTGGAACGCGCTGATCGAACTTGGCTGGCACATGTTCGGCCTCGTCTTTCTTCTGGGGGCGGCCTATACCCTGAAGTACAACGGGCACGTCCGCGTCGACATTTTTTACGCAAGGATGAGCAAAAAGGGCAAAGCCTGGATTGATATCATCGGCTCCCTTTTCTTTACGCTTCCCGTTTGCATCCTGATCATCGTGACTTCCATTCCGTTTGCCGGGAGCTCCTGGAAATTCCTGGAAGGCTCGCCCGATCCGGGCGGCCTGCCGGCGCGCTTCATCCTGAAGACAGCGATTCCGGTCGGCTTTTTCCTCGTTGCGCTCCAGGGACTCTCTCTCGCCGCGCGCGCCTACCGCACCTTGAAAGGCGATCCTGACGAAGAGGAGGGGAGTTGA
- the pckA gene encoding phosphoenolpyruvate carboxykinase (ATP), protein MARTAGGKKSSTKRSTGDPYGLHAYGLSNYGNVYRNLPTSTLIEMSVARGEGYLATNGAITVHTGKFSGRSPKDKFTVDQKPSTDDIWWGPINQKISPKNWDRVHDQVTDYLKGRDFFIFDGYVGSDPRYKMPVRVISELAWHSLFCRTLFIRPTPKELLNHKPQFTVINTGRYLGAGPKDGLRQNNFTLVNFEKKTGLVGGSEYAGEMKKSAFFIMNYLLPKKGVCAMHCSANMGEKGDTALFFGLSGTGKTTLSADPKRRLIGDDETGWSDKGVFNFEGGCYAKTVNLSKEGEPQIWNAIRFGSVLENVIVDPETREIDYTDISITENTRATYPVDFIDNCVLSGMGGHPKNVFFLTYDAFGVLPPISKLTHDQAVYHFLSGYTAKVAGTEAGVTEPEATFSTCFGAPFLAHHPTKYAEMLRDKVKKHRAQVWLVNTGASGGPAGEVDRIPLKYTREMLTAATSGQLAKVPTQTIPFFGLQTPTRVPGVPSKILMPRNTWKNKKRYDEMAKQLSGLFRKNFEPFHDHASKAVLAAEPKDN, encoded by the coding sequence ATGGCCAGGACCGCAGGAGGCAAAAAGTCCTCCACGAAGCGATCAACGGGAGATCCTTACGGGCTTCATGCGTACGGCCTGAGCAACTACGGAAACGTCTACCGGAACCTCCCCACCTCCACCCTGATCGAGATGTCGGTTGCCCGGGGAGAGGGTTATCTCGCGACGAACGGCGCCATCACCGTCCACACCGGTAAATTTTCGGGTCGCTCCCCGAAGGACAAATTCACCGTCGATCAAAAACCCTCGACGGATGATATCTGGTGGGGCCCCATCAATCAGAAAATCTCGCCGAAGAACTGGGACCGCGTTCACGACCAGGTCACCGACTACCTGAAGGGCCGCGATTTTTTTATATTCGACGGATACGTCGGGAGCGATCCCCGCTACAAGATGCCGGTGCGGGTGATTTCGGAGCTTGCCTGGCATTCCCTCTTTTGCCGCACCCTTTTCATCCGGCCGACCCCCAAGGAGCTGCTCAACCACAAACCGCAGTTCACGGTGATCAACACGGGGCGCTATCTGGGCGCCGGGCCGAAGGACGGCCTTCGACAGAACAACTTCACCCTGGTCAATTTCGAGAAAAAAACGGGGCTCGTCGGCGGCTCCGAGTACGCAGGCGAGATGAAGAAGTCCGCCTTCTTTATCATGAACTACCTGTTGCCGAAAAAAGGCGTCTGCGCAATGCACTGCTCGGCCAATATGGGAGAAAAGGGAGATACGGCCCTTTTCTTCGGCCTCTCGGGAACCGGCAAGACCACGCTCTCGGCCGATCCGAAGCGGCGTCTGATCGGGGACGATGAAACCGGCTGGTCCGACAAAGGGGTATTCAACTTCGAGGGCGGGTGCTACGCGAAAACCGTGAACCTCTCCAAGGAAGGCGAACCTCAGATATGGAACGCCATCCGGTTCGGGTCGGTCCTCGAAAACGTCATCGTGGATCCCGAGACACGCGAGATCGACTACACCGACATTTCGATCACGGAAAATACCCGGGCCACCTACCCCGTGGACTTCATCGACAATTGCGTTCTCTCCGGGATGGGCGGCCACCCCAAAAACGTTTTCTTCTTGACATATGACGCTTTTGGCGTCCTGCCCCCCATCAGCAAGCTGACCCACGATCAGGCCGTCTACCATTTCCTCTCGGGCTACACGGCCAAGGTGGCGGGCACCGAGGCCGGAGTCACCGAGCCTGAAGCCACCTTCAGCACCTGCTTCGGCGCCCCCTTCCTCGCCCACCACCCGACAAAGTACGCGGAGATGCTCCGGGATAAGGTCAAGAAACACAGGGCCCAGGTCTGGCTCGTCAACACCGGGGCGAGCGGCGGCCCCGCCGGCGAGGTGGATCGCATTCCCCTGAAATACACCCGCGAGATGCTCACCGCCGCCACCAGCGGCCAGCTCGCCAAGGTTCCGACGCAGACGATTCCCTTCTTCGGCCTGCAGACCCCGACAAGGGTTCCGGGTGTCCCCTCGAAAATTCTCATGCCGAGGAACACCTGGAAAAACAAGAAGCGCTACGACGAGATGGCGAAACAGCTTTCCGGCCTTTTCCGGAAGAATTTCGAGCCATTCCACGATCATGCTTCCAAGGCGGTTCTGGCGGCGGAACCAAAGGACAACTAG
- a CDS encoding NAD(P)-dependent oxidoreductase: MGEKLGFIGLGKMGTPLTQNLMKDGHEVCGYDIDPARMEELKAAGGTPMPSAKEVAGAADITFSMLLKPGHIEENTIGPRGIAAAGKKSHIHVEMSTMYPTWQKELAGKLAAKGIDMLDAPVSGSVDQVHARTLAYMVGGKREVFDRVRPVIAPLARKTTYTGESGTGATMKLVTNLFVNAGVALLTESMLLGERSGIAHETILEVLRSGTVGGNLLELAGPRILARDFVPQGAVEIFVKDMGMAIDLAQERGFELQVVKAAREMFIRAQEAGWAKDDAIRVIEVYEGKDK; encoded by the coding sequence ATGGGAGAGAAGCTTGGTTTCATCGGTCTGGGGAAGATGGGAACTCCCCTGACGCAGAACCTCATGAAGGATGGCCATGAGGTGTGCGGATACGACATTGACCCGGCGCGCATGGAAGAGCTCAAGGCGGCTGGCGGGACGCCGATGCCCTCCGCCAAGGAGGTGGCGGGAGCGGCGGATATCACGTTCTCGATGCTGCTCAAGCCCGGTCACATCGAGGAGAACACCATCGGACCGAGGGGCATCGCCGCGGCGGGGAAGAAGAGCCACATCCACGTCGAGATGAGCACCATGTATCCCACCTGGCAAAAGGAGCTGGCCGGAAAACTGGCGGCGAAGGGTATTGATATGCTCGATGCGCCGGTCTCGGGATCGGTGGACCAGGTGCACGCCCGGACGCTCGCCTACATGGTGGGCGGGAAGCGGGAGGTTTTCGATCGGGTCAGGCCGGTCATCGCGCCGCTTGCCCGCAAGACCACCTACACCGGAGAGAGCGGCACGGGGGCGACGATGAAGCTGGTGACGAATCTTTTCGTCAACGCCGGTGTGGCGCTGTTGACCGAGAGCATGCTCCTCGGCGAGCGATCGGGGATCGCGCACGAAACCATCCTGGAGGTCCTTCGCTCGGGAACGGTGGGAGGGAACCTGCTCGAGCTGGCCGGCCCGCGGATTCTCGCCCGCGATTTTGTTCCCCAGGGGGCGGTCGAGATATTCGTCAAGGACATGGGAATGGCGATCGATCTCGCCCAGGAGCGCGGGTTCGAGCTCCAGGTGGTGAAGGCGGCCCGGGAGATGTTCATCCGGGCCCAGGAGGCCGGCTGGGCGAAGGATGACGCCATCCGGGTGATCGAAGTGTACGAGGGAAAGGACAAATAA
- a CDS encoding NAD(P)-dependent oxidoreductase, with product MGENLGFIGLGKMGTPLTRNLMADGHKVSGYDVDPARMKMLEEAGGHPASSAKEVAGRADVVFTMLLKPGHIEENTIGPKGIAAAGKKGLILIEMSTMNPNWSRGLAEKLAGRGITMLDAPVSGTVPHVESRTLAYMVGGEKAAYERILPIISPLAKSVIHTGGNGTGCSMKLVTNLIVNAGVALLAEGLLLGERSGLSAETIMSCLRSGAAASHVLELKGEKILGRDFTPHASVGIYVKDLGLCVELAEEMGFDVPMTAAGLGMFQRSEAAGWKEDDCARVIEAYEGKDR from the coding sequence ATGGGTGAGAATCTCGGTTTCATCGGACTCGGAAAGATGGGAACGCCCCTGACCCGGAACCTCATGGCGGACGGCCACAAGGTGTCCGGCTATGACGTTGACCCGGCGCGCATGAAAATGCTCGAGGAGGCCGGCGGTCATCCGGCGTCATCGGCCAAAGAGGTGGCCGGGCGCGCGGATGTGGTCTTCACCATGTTGCTCAAGCCCGGGCACATCGAGGAGAACACGATCGGCCCGAAGGGCATCGCCGCCGCAGGAAAGAAGGGGCTGATTCTCATCGAGATGAGCACGATGAACCCCAACTGGTCGCGCGGGCTGGCCGAGAAGCTGGCTGGCCGGGGGATCACCATGCTCGATGCCCCGGTCTCGGGGACGGTTCCGCATGTGGAATCGCGGACTCTGGCCTACATGGTGGGCGGCGAGAAGGCGGCCTATGAGCGGATTTTGCCCATCATCTCGCCGCTGGCGAAGAGCGTCATCCATACGGGCGGGAACGGCACGGGGTGCTCGATGAAGCTGGTGACGAACCTGATCGTGAATGCGGGCGTGGCGCTTTTAGCCGAGGGACTGCTGCTCGGGGAGCGCTCGGGGCTCTCGGCCGAGACGATCATGAGCTGCCTTCGCTCGGGGGCGGCGGCGAGCCATGTCCTGGAATTGAAGGGCGAGAAGATCCTGGGGCGGGATTTCACGCCGCACGCATCGGTGGGTATTTACGTCAAAGACCTTGGGCTTTGCGTCGAACTGGCCGAGGAGATGGGCTTTGATGTCCCGATGACCGCCGCTGGGCTGGGGATGTTCCAGCGGTCCGAAGCGGCGGGCTGGAAGGAAGACGACTGCGCCCGGGTCATCGAGGCCTATGAGGGGAAGGACAGGTAG
- a CDS encoding ABC transporter substrate-binding protein, which translates to MDRRNFIAGAGVAGIAGILQAAAPPAVHAAKHVRWKMVTTWSPKAPGVGEAADLVARRVSELTDGNFQIKVFGGGQLVPPLGIFDAVTKGTAEVGHSASYYWAGKVPAAQFFAAVPWGMNAQQVNAWLTNGNGQKLWNETYKPFGIFSLPAGNTGVQMGGWLKKEITEPAQLKGLKFRIPGLGGKAIARLGSTPVLLPGSEVFTNLERGNIDGTEWIGPFHDKLKGLHQAAKFYYYPGWHEPGTVLELPINIKAYEKLPKSYKIALHVAAADANVWTLGRFDSANGDALQELVTKHGVQLRRWSDDLLKAFYRGSQEEFADLTSKDKMSAKVFADYKKFQKNVDRVTKVGEAAYLQAREVVGA; encoded by the coding sequence ATGGACAGGAGAAACTTCATTGCAGGCGCCGGCGTGGCCGGTATCGCTGGGATTCTCCAGGCGGCGGCACCTCCGGCGGTTCACGCGGCAAAGCACGTCCGCTGGAAGATGGTCACCACCTGGAGCCCCAAGGCGCCCGGCGTGGGCGAAGCAGCGGACCTCGTCGCACGCCGCGTGAGTGAACTCACCGATGGCAATTTTCAGATCAAGGTGTTCGGCGGCGGCCAGCTTGTTCCCCCTCTGGGCATTTTCGATGCCGTCACCAAGGGGACCGCGGAAGTGGGCCACAGCGCGTCCTACTACTGGGCCGGCAAGGTGCCCGCCGCCCAATTCTTCGCCGCCGTACCCTGGGGCATGAACGCCCAGCAGGTGAACGCCTGGCTCACGAACGGAAACGGCCAGAAGCTCTGGAACGAAACCTACAAGCCCTTCGGCATCTTCTCCCTTCCCGCCGGCAACACGGGCGTTCAGATGGGCGGCTGGCTGAAGAAAGAGATTACCGAGCCCGCGCAGTTGAAGGGCCTGAAATTCCGCATCCCGGGCCTGGGCGGCAAGGCCATCGCGCGCCTCGGCTCCACCCCGGTCCTCCTCCCCGGCTCTGAGGTGTTCACCAACCTCGAGCGCGGCAACATCGATGGAACCGAATGGATCGGACCCTTCCACGACAAGCTGAAAGGGCTGCACCAGGCGGCCAAGTTCTACTACTACCCGGGCTGGCATGAGCCGGGAACCGTTCTCGAACTTCCCATCAACATCAAGGCCTACGAGAAACTCCCGAAAAGCTACAAGATCGCCCTGCACGTGGCGGCGGCCGACGCCAACGTCTGGACGCTGGGACGCTTCGATTCGGCGAACGGCGATGCGCTCCAGGAACTGGTCACGAAGCACGGCGTCCAGCTTCGCCGCTGGTCCGACGACCTCCTCAAGGCCTTCTACCGCGGCTCCCAGGAGGAGTTCGCCGACCTGACCTCCAAGGACAAGATGAGCGCGAAGGTCTTCGCCGACTACAAGAAGTTCCAGAAGAACGTGGACCGCGTGACGAAGGTGGGCGAAGCCGCCTATCTGCAGGCGCGGGAGGTGGTCGGCGCCTAG
- a CDS encoding TRAP transporter large permease subunit, with product MEDFLIQYFPLLMFAVLLPMLMLGYPVAFTLGAVGLLFGLMGIGFGLMTWSDFNFLPLRIWGVASNFILLAVPLFVFMGVMLEKSGLAEELLDTMGLVFGKMRGGLAISVVVVGALLAASTGIVGATVVTMGIISLPTMLRRGYQAELATGTIAASGTLGQIIPPSIILVLLGDIMDVPIGSMFIGAVLPGFLLVGLYITWIGGVALFKPEAAPAIPLKERQALVKGALLRRVFRALVPPGVLIVLVLGSIFAGWASPTEAAAVGAFGAMLISMASRKFSFKILQEVMTASLTITCMVFTILVGAAVFGLVFRLLSGDVIVENIMAGIPFGSGGVLFVIMLLFFALGFVLDFIEILFIIVPIIKPIIVILGIDPLWFSILIAVNLQTSFLTPPFGFSLFYLKGVAPPGVTTMHIYRGIIPFVIIQVFGLLVTVMFPELVTWLPRAIGWGN from the coding sequence ATGGAGGATTTTCTCATCCAATACTTTCCCCTTCTGATGTTTGCCGTCCTTTTGCCGATGCTGATGCTCGGCTATCCGGTGGCCTTCACCCTGGGGGCGGTCGGTCTTCTCTTTGGTCTCATGGGCATCGGGTTCGGCCTGATGACCTGGTCGGATTTCAATTTTCTTCCGCTCCGGATATGGGGGGTGGCCAGCAACTTCATTCTCCTGGCCGTCCCGTTATTCGTCTTTATGGGGGTAATGCTGGAAAAGAGCGGCCTCGCCGAGGAACTCCTGGACACGATGGGCCTTGTTTTCGGGAAAATGCGGGGCGGGTTGGCGATATCCGTCGTCGTCGTCGGGGCCCTTCTGGCCGCCTCGACGGGAATCGTCGGGGCGACCGTCGTGACGATGGGGATCATCTCCCTGCCCACTATGCTGCGCCGGGGCTATCAGGCGGAACTCGCCACGGGCACCATCGCAGCTTCCGGAACCCTGGGACAGATCATCCCGCCCTCGATCATACTCGTTCTCCTCGGCGACATCATGGACGTGCCTATCGGCTCGATGTTCATCGGGGCCGTGCTCCCGGGGTTCCTTCTCGTGGGGCTCTACATCACGTGGATTGGCGGCGTCGCACTGTTCAAGCCCGAGGCCGCACCGGCGATTCCGCTCAAGGAGCGGCAGGCGCTGGTCAAGGGCGCGCTGCTGCGCCGTGTCTTTCGGGCCCTCGTTCCGCCTGGCGTGCTGATCGTTCTCGTGCTCGGAAGCATTTTCGCCGGCTGGGCCTCTCCCACCGAGGCGGCGGCCGTCGGCGCCTTCGGCGCCATGCTTATCTCCATGGCCAGCCGAAAATTTTCCTTCAAGATTCTTCAGGAGGTCATGACGGCCTCCCTGACCATCACCTGCATGGTGTTTACCATTCTGGTGGGCGCGGCCGTTTTCGGCTTGGTGTTCCGCCTTCTGAGCGGCGATGTCATTGTGGAAAACATCATGGCGGGCATTCCGTTCGGAAGCGGCGGAGTGCTTTTCGTTATCATGTTGCTCTTCTTCGCCCTCGGCTTTGTCCTGGATTTCATCGAAATCCTTTTTATCATCGTTCCGATCATCAAGCCCATCATTGTGATCCTGGGGATTGACCCGCTCTGGTTTTCGATACTGATCGCCGTCAATCTGCAAACCTCGTTCCTGACGCCGCCGTTCGGGTTCTCGCTGTTCTATCTCAAGGGCGTGGCGCCGCCCGGCGTGACAACCATGCACATTTACAGGGGGATCATCCCGTTCGTGATCATCCAGGTGTTCGGACTTTTAGTAACGGTCATGTTCCCCGAGCTCGTCACCTGGCTGCCGCGGGCCATCGGATGGGGGAATTAG